The following is a genomic window from Bufo gargarizans isolate SCDJY-AF-19 chromosome 10, ASM1485885v1, whole genome shotgun sequence.
GTTATCTGTCTTACAAACAGACTGTCTAATGTGTATTCCCAAGTTTTTGCTTCTCTTCCAGATCCAGACAGCATAGAGGCAACTCATTCTCTACAACCTggagattgggtagtggtgaaacgACACGTGCGGAAAGTTCTAGAACCACGATTTGAGGGTCCACATCAAGTACTGTTAACCACCGCCACTGCTGTCAAGTTGGAAGGAAAGCCTAATTGGGTCCACGCatcacactgcaaaaaagtaccAGAACCTCAAGTGCTGGAATGACTGCAAGGGCCGTaatatcttttcattttttactatTCATTTTATATTGTACAGGGGAACATGCACAGTCAGATCAAGTCCCAAATTCCATATTTAGAACAATATTAACACAAGGGAATCAGAATACAATTACATCTCCTACAGCTTCACCCATGGTTGACAAAATGGCCTTAGAGAcagggttttcagacacaaatgtATGGCTAGAATGGATCCGCTATACGGTTCTTTCCCAGAAGCGATCCAACTGCATAGCATGTGCTGCAGCTCGACCTCATTTGGGTACGGTACCTTTCCCTTTGAGTGAGGTTGCCGATCCTGAGGGTTTCAAGTGTATCCTTAAGATGTACACTGAAACCATTCCCAGTAATGACACCTCCCGCTGCAGGACATTAGAATTACTCTATCCTATTGTTCATGATAAAGCTCATATGGGTTTCGGTATAACGCCATACCCTGGAAATTATACCTGTTTCAATCGTAACCATACAGGCAAAGacattggtgttttccctccaggatattgttccTATAACATCTATCTAAATGAGACAAGTAGTGACTCTGATGCTTACCCTGACAAATGGTTTGTCCACCAAGGTTATCAACATTCGGACATCTGGTGGTTGTGTGGAGACATGAAGCTCCGACCCAGGATACGAATGGAATGGATTGGCCAATGTACCTTGATTAAGGTgctgatgccatttgttctatttTCGACTCTTGAGTGGGAGCAAGTCAGTACGCAAGCCAATGTCCGGTCAAGGCTAAGGAGGTCACTCCCTACATCTTTTGATTCTCATGTATACATAGATGCTATAGGAGTCCCTAGAGGAGTTCCTGATGAATTCAAGGCTAGAAACCAGATAGCTGCTGGTTTCGAATCAATACTTCCCACAATTGGCGTAAATAAAAATGTAGGATGGATTAACTATTTGTATTATAATCAACAGAGATTCGTAAATTATACCCGAGATGCAGTAAAAGGAATATCGGAACAACTGAGCTCTTCATCGGTGATGGCGTTACAGAATCGACTGGCCCTCGACATGATCCTAGCGGAAAAAGGAGGCGTCTGCAAGATGATCAGAAGTTCCTGCTGCACCTTCATTCCGAACAACACTGCCCCTGACGGAAGCATCACAAAGGCTTTGAATGGACTGACTTTGTTATCAAATGAACTAGAGGAAAACTCTGGAATCAACAACCCCATTAATTCATGGCTAGAACAGTGGTTTGGGAACTGGTCTAATGTGTTAGCCAATATGTTAATGACACTGGTGGTAGTACTTGTAGGGTGTTGTGTGATTCCTTGttttaggaaaattgtttttaaaatgttcaattcaaccacacctgcaacaaccatgtACATGCATTGTGAAACTGACAAACCTAAAGATTATTTGGAGAACCTCTTTGAGGAACGCGATTCCGTCCTAAAACAAATGAAATCTTGTTGATAGTTGCGGAATAAATAGAACCAGATGAAGGCAAACCCGAAAGGGGGGGGATctggtgaagcaataaggaaagtccagctcttcgcCATTTAGGGCGCTGGGAGAGTACCTCACATTGCTTATTCATCTTGTATCTATTTACCGCAAAAAAGAGGGATTTGTGAGAGACAAGATTAAGATTTCTCCTGTAGTACACATTTGTCTCCACTAGATGGCAAAAACTCAATTAGgagcctcatgtacatcttctttGTCTTAAGATCATTAGTGAAAGAAAGGAGGAGTTAAGTTGCTATCTTTCGAATGTGCCAATCAACTCAGGAATGGAGTTAGTAAACCACTCCCTTTTTGTCACAGAGCCAATGAACTTTCATCTAGGACTACCCTTTTGTCTACCTCATGTTGCCTATATAAGAGTATGTAACTGTAATAAAGATATAGATATTTTTCCATGATACCAGCCTGCATTGGTCTCAGAGAGAAAGCTGTATGAGCTCATACTTATAATTCTAACTGATTTGGAGCCACACAAAAGAAGAAGTTGTGTCGTAGATTTTGCGACAACACATGTCCCCCAGTTCAATcggcccctccatgccatgtcccccagttcaatcggcccctccatgccatggcccccagtgccatcagcctctccatgccatcatgtcACCCACTCCTCCAGTACCATCATCCCCTCCATTCCATGTCCCCCAGTTTCATCAGCCCCTCCAGGAcatcatgtcccccactcccccagtgccctcAGCCTCTCCATATCATGTCCCcaatgccatcagcccccccatgccatgtcccccagtgccatcagccactCCAGGACATCATGTccctcactcccccagtgccatcagcctctCCATGTcatgtccccagtgccatcagccccccatgccatgTCTCCCACTGGCATCAGCCACTTCATGCCATCATGTCCCTCactcccccactgccatcagcccctccatgttatgtcctccagtgccatcagcccctccatgccatgtccgcTAGTGCCATcggcccctccatgccatgtcccccagtgcattCAGCCCCTCCATGTTTCCTCTCCCCCtgtaatacttacctttcctggcagGGTGCGTGACAGGAGAAGGACCGCAGCATCTTCTTCTCCCCAACATGCACtcggacctgacgtcacacagcgtcagtCAGCGCACactgacaatgtgtgcacgccaggACAGTGCAGTGCTAGGGCGtgtcaaatttttttactttgtttttcaaAAAATGAGGGTGGTCAAAAAGTTGTGTTTTGGTTAGTAATTCACAATAATTTTTGCAAGAAATGGCAATTACATTGTTTTGCTTGGTAAATAGCTACTTcaattttgtgatattttgaCGTTTTATGTAAAATTCGCAGCAAACTGTCTTCTTTTAGGAAGTGCCTTATCATTATTTCTTTGTACTTCTGCTCTAAGGTTAAGAATATATTTCTCATGCTATTAttagaaaatcaataaaaattaatGTTTCACAAAATAAAAGAATATACTTAtactataaaatatgtaaaaaaaatgttatgccaTTCGTAAAAGTTTTTAAACTAACAatactcatttgcagcagagtgtctTTTTAATGATTTTTACTAATGTCATACTTTATCAATTTTTATCATAGTATCATGCAAATAGTAACATTTTCTTGTCTGTCTTTTTCCAGGCACGAATAGTTTCTTCCACTTGC
Proteins encoded in this region:
- the LOC122920311 gene encoding endogenous retrovirus group PABLB member 1 Env polyprotein-like isoform X1 is translated as MTARAVISFHFLLFILYCTGEHAQSDQVPNSIFRTILTQGNQNTITSPTASPMVDKMALETGFSDTNVWLEWIRYTVLSQKRSNCIACAAARPHLGTVPFPLSEVADPEGFKCILKMYTETIPSNDTSRCRTLELLYPIVHDKAHMGFGITPYPGNYTCFNRNHTGKDIGVFPPGYCSYNIYLNETSSDSDAYPDKWFVHQGYQHSDIWWLCGDMKLRPRIRMEWIGQCTLIKVLMPFVLFSTLEWEQVSTQANVRSRLRRSLPTSFDSHVYIDAIGVPRGVPDEFKARNQIAAGFESILPTIGVNKNVGWINYLYYNQQRFVNYTRDAVKGISEQLSSSSVMALQNRLALDMILAEKGGVCKMIRSSCCTFIPNNTAPDGSITKALNGLTLLSNELEENSGINNPINSWLEQWFGNWSNVLANMLMTLVVVLVGCCVIPCFRKIVFKMFNSTTPATTMYMHCETDKPKDYLENLFEERDSVLKQMKSC